The following coding sequences are from one Bradyrhizobium sp. 200 window:
- a CDS encoding acyl-CoA synthetase, with protein MTIPIPRGGLARMSRRVMNLAHMLTQNARRHGERIGFIWGDQSWTWREIDSHVSALAAGLAVRGIAKGDRILVHSKNCDEMFWSMFAAFRLGAVWVPTNFRLMPDEVAYLATASGAKAFLCHGDFPDHAKAAANPALEFIWRIGEGTFGERAVSDVIASQAGARVENAAVDYDDPCWFFFTSGTTGRSKAAVLTHGQMAFVVTNHLADLMPGTTETDASLVVAPLSHGAGVHQLVQAARGVPTILLPSEKFDIAEAFRLIEVHRVSNIFTVPTILKMMVEHPSVDKYDHSSLRFVIYAGAPMYREDQKAALAKLGKVLVQYFGLGEVTGNITVMPANLHDPEDGPQARIGTCGFERTGMQVSIQGDDGRELKAFETGEICVVGPAVFAGYYDNPEANAKAFRDGWFRTGDLGHMDEEGFVYITGRASDMYISGGSNIYPREVEEKILTHPAIGEVAVLGVPDPFWGEVGVAVCVAREGAAAVSEAELAAFLAPKVPRYKMPKRFFFWEALPKSGYGKIPKRLVRDELEARGLLELISKTGS; from the coding sequence GTGACTATTCCCATCCCGCGCGGCGGCCTGGCGCGGATGTCGCGCCGGGTGATGAACCTGGCGCATATGCTCACCCAAAATGCCCGCCGCCATGGCGAGCGCATTGGCTTCATCTGGGGCGATCAATCCTGGACCTGGCGCGAGATCGACAGCCACGTCTCGGCGCTGGCGGCGGGCCTTGCCGTACGGGGGATCGCCAAGGGCGACCGCATCCTGGTCCATTCCAAGAATTGCGACGAGATGTTCTGGTCGATGTTCGCGGCATTTCGGCTGGGCGCGGTCTGGGTGCCGACCAATTTCCGCCTGATGCCGGACGAGGTCGCCTATCTCGCCACCGCCTCCGGCGCGAAGGCCTTTTTGTGCCATGGCGATTTCCCCGATCACGCCAAGGCGGCTGCCAATCCCGCGCTCGAATTCATCTGGCGGATCGGCGAGGGCACGTTCGGTGAGCGCGCGGTAAGTGACGTGATCGCGTCGCAGGCGGGCGCCAGGGTGGAGAATGCAGCGGTCGACTACGACGATCCCTGCTGGTTCTTCTTCACGTCCGGCACCACCGGCCGCTCCAAGGCGGCGGTGCTCACCCATGGGCAGATGGCCTTTGTCGTCACCAATCATCTCGCCGACCTGATGCCGGGCACGACGGAGACCGATGCCTCGCTGGTGGTCGCGCCGCTGTCGCATGGCGCCGGCGTGCACCAGCTCGTGCAGGCCGCGCGCGGCGTGCCAACCATTCTGCTGCCGTCGGAGAAATTCGACATCGCCGAAGCGTTCCGGCTGATCGAGGTTCATCGCGTCAGCAATATCTTCACCGTGCCGACCATTCTGAAGATGATGGTCGAGCATCCTTCCGTGGACAAATACGATCATTCCTCGCTGCGCTTCGTGATCTATGCCGGCGCGCCGATGTATCGCGAGGACCAGAAGGCGGCGCTCGCCAAGCTCGGCAAGGTGCTGGTGCAATATTTCGGGCTCGGCGAGGTCACCGGCAACATCACGGTCATGCCGGCCAATCTGCACGATCCCGAGGACGGCCCGCAGGCGCGCATCGGTACCTGCGGCTTCGAGCGCACGGGCATGCAGGTCTCGATCCAGGGCGATGACGGGCGCGAGCTCAAGGCCTTCGAGACCGGCGAGATCTGCGTGGTCGGTCCGGCCGTGTTCGCCGGCTATTACGACAACCCCGAGGCCAACGCGAAGGCGTTTCGCGACGGCTGGTTTCGTACCGGCGATCTCGGCCATATGGACGAGGAGGGTTTTGTCTACATCACCGGCCGCGCCTCGGACATGTACATCTCGGGCGGCTCCAACATCTATCCGCGCGAGGTCGAGGAGAAGATTCTCACCCATCCTGCGATCGGCGAGGTCGCCGTCCTCGGCGTGCCCGACCCGTTCTGGGGCGAGGTGGGCGTCGCCGTCTGCGTCGCGCGCGAGGGCGCGGCTGCCGTGAGTGAAGCGGAGCTGGCGGCGTTCCTGGCGCCGAAGGTGCCGCGCTACAAGATGCCGAAGCGCTTCTTCTTCTGGGAGGCGCTGCCGAAGTCCGGCTACGGCAAGATTCCGAAGCGGCTGGTCCGCGATGAACTCGAGGCGCGAGGGCTGCTTGAGCTCATCTCCAAGACGGGTAGCTGA
- a CDS encoding DUF296 domain-containing protein translates to MRSIAQPGTPVPERIQWVEVRGRAFSFTLAAGLPLLEAARRGFAEAGFSGGVLSMRRGALGPLAYVMPALSKTGANAAFYSDTFRPSGITQLKLGAMTLGERDGAPFFHGHGLWTETDGCLHGGHILPEESIVAESFAVEAFGIDGAMFTAEPDPETNFKLFGPVARAGTDVKAESRAFALRLRPNQDFAAALETFCRQHGILRSRIHGGVGSTIGAHFADGRTVVPFATELAIKAGTIAPGADGTLQAELDIALVDYLGGIAEGRLMRGDNPVLMTMELVLEVL, encoded by the coding sequence ATGCGCAGCATCGCGCAGCCGGGGACGCCGGTGCCCGAACGCATCCAATGGGTCGAGGTGCGGGGCCGGGCATTTTCATTCACGCTTGCCGCCGGCCTGCCGCTGCTGGAGGCCGCGCGCCGCGGCTTTGCCGAGGCTGGCTTTTCAGGCGGCGTGCTGAGCATGCGGAGAGGGGCGCTCGGACCCCTTGCCTATGTGATGCCGGCGCTGTCGAAGACCGGCGCCAATGCGGCGTTCTACAGCGATACGTTTCGGCCCTCCGGCATCACGCAGTTGAAGCTCGGCGCGATGACGCTTGGCGAGCGTGATGGCGCGCCGTTCTTCCATGGCCACGGGCTGTGGACCGAGACCGACGGATGTCTGCACGGCGGCCACATTCTGCCCGAGGAGAGCATCGTCGCCGAATCGTTCGCGGTGGAAGCGTTCGGCATCGACGGCGCGATGTTTACGGCCGAGCCCGATCCCGAGACCAATTTCAAATTGTTCGGTCCCGTCGCGCGCGCCGGCACGGATGTGAAGGCCGAGAGCCGCGCCTTCGCGCTGCGGCTGCGTCCGAATCAGGATTTTGCCGCGGCACTGGAGACCTTCTGCCGGCAGCACGGAATTTTGCGCTCGCGGATTCATGGCGGCGTCGGCTCCACCATAGGCGCGCATTTCGCCGATGGCCGCACCGTCGTGCCGTTTGCGACCGAGCTTGCGATCAAGGCCGGGACCATCGCGCCCGGCGCCGACGGCACGCTGCAGGCGGAGCTCGATATCGCACTGGTCGATTATCTCGGCGGCATTGCCGAAGGGAGACTGATGCGCGGCGACAACCCGGTGCTGATGACGATGGAGCTGGTGCTCGAGGTGTTATGA
- a CDS encoding outer membrane protein gives MKRLLLAGVALSVATAASAADMQARPYTKAPPAVVSPAYNWSGFYIGAMGGYGWDSGDASGGFGGGTVGYNWQFPGSQFVFGIEVDAAGASIKDSLTADLGGVLATEELKINSFGSVTGRAGFALDAALIYAKGGFAWANRKDSVSFPAFGVSISDSQSHTGYTIGGGLEYLFTPNWSAKGEYMYTSLGSETYNLDGFPPFDSGTVDFHTIKVGVNYHFR, from the coding sequence ATGAAACGACTACTTCTAGCTGGTGTGGCGCTTTCGGTCGCGACTGCGGCCTCGGCCGCCGACATGCAGGCACGGCCCTATACCAAGGCCCCTCCGGCGGTGGTGTCTCCGGCGTATAACTGGTCCGGCTTCTACATTGGTGCGATGGGCGGCTACGGCTGGGACAGCGGGGATGCCAGCGGCGGCTTCGGCGGCGGCACCGTCGGCTACAACTGGCAATTCCCCGGCAGTCAGTTTGTTTTCGGTATCGAAGTCGACGCCGCCGGCGCCAGCATCAAGGACAGCCTCACCGCAGACCTCGGCGGCGTCCTGGCCACGGAGGAGCTCAAGATCAACTCGTTCGGCAGCGTGACCGGCCGCGCGGGCTTCGCATTGGATGCGGCCCTCATCTACGCCAAGGGCGGTTTTGCGTGGGCCAACAGAAAGGACTCCGTTTCATTTCCAGCGTTCGGCGTGTCGATTTCGGATAGCCAGTCTCACACCGGATACACCATCGGCGGCGGCCTCGAATATTTGTTCACGCCGAACTGGTCGGCCAAGGGCGAATACATGTACACCAGCCTTGGCAGCGAGACCTACAATCTGGACGGCTTCCCGCCGTTTGACTCCGGCACCGTCGACTTCCACACCATCAAGGTTGGCGTGAACTATCACTTCAGGTGA
- a CDS encoding AAA family ATPase yields MASKRNRPINLPAPYLKRIWLEPSRITDREAYPFCLPLLRDDFELSFDRAITIIVGENGTGKSTLLEGIAVLAGYDEAGGGKGYMPVDHSDALEKMGGSLSSALRASWLPRITNGWFFRAESFFSVARYLDKAALDDPLGPPPPDFLSHSHGEGFLRFFEERCQRQGIFIFDEPESALSPARQIEFLKLMRRMENIGHCQIIMATHSPVLMAYPNATLLRLTKYGLEPVTVKDTDHYKVMREFCEDPVGFVEAAIEE; encoded by the coding sequence ATGGCTTCCAAACGAAATCGCCCGATCAATCTGCCGGCGCCATATCTCAAGCGCATCTGGCTCGAGCCCTCACGCATCACTGACCGCGAGGCCTATCCGTTCTGTCTGCCGCTGCTGCGCGATGATTTTGAACTGAGTTTTGACCGAGCGATCACGATCATCGTCGGCGAGAACGGGACCGGTAAATCAACGCTGCTCGAAGGCATCGCCGTGCTGGCCGGCTATGACGAAGCCGGCGGCGGCAAAGGCTACATGCCCGTCGACCATTCCGACGCGCTGGAGAAGATGGGCGGTAGTCTCTCGTCAGCACTTCGCGCAAGCTGGCTGCCCAGGATCACCAACGGATGGTTCTTCCGCGCGGAGAGCTTCTTCTCGGTTGCGAGATATCTCGACAAGGCGGCGCTGGATGATCCGCTTGGGCCGCCACCGCCTGACTTCCTGTCCCATTCCCACGGCGAGGGCTTCTTGCGGTTCTTTGAAGAGCGCTGCCAGCGTCAGGGTATCTTCATCTTCGACGAACCGGAATCCGCGCTGTCGCCTGCGCGCCAGATCGAGTTCCTGAAGCTGATGCGGCGGATGGAGAATATCGGCCATTGCCAGATCATCATGGCCACGCACTCGCCTGTCCTGATGGCGTATCCGAATGCGACGTTGCTGCGGCTGACGAAATACGGGCTGGAGCCGGTGACGGTGAAAGACACCGATCACTACAAGGTCATGCGTGAGTTTTGCGAGGATCCGGTGGGGTTTGTTGAGGCAGCGATTGAGGAGTGA
- a CDS encoding PRC-barrel domain-containing protein: protein MHHPLVPSDRVEHANVYGRDGVKLGTIERLMLDKVTGTVAYAVIKTGGILASHHHHPVRWDALRFDPARQAFVVELTPEDLRAGPSELDEEAFDWGDRSRPHPHYWTV from the coding sequence ATGCATCATCCCCTGGTGCCCAGTGATCGCGTCGAGCACGCGAACGTCTACGGGCGAGACGGCGTAAAGCTCGGCACGATCGAGCGACTGATGCTGGACAAGGTGACCGGTACTGTCGCGTATGCCGTGATAAAAACCGGCGGGATACTCGCCAGCCACCATCATCATCCTGTGCGGTGGGACGCACTCCGGTTCGATCCCGCGCGTCAGGCGTTCGTGGTCGAGTTGACGCCGGAAGATCTGCGCGCCGGTCCGTCCGAACTCGATGAAGAGGCCTTCGATTGGGGCGACCGCTCGCGACCGCATCCGCATTACTGGACGGTGTAG
- a CDS encoding nuclear transport factor 2 family protein — MDIRSTLTELCEAFNAHDLDRIMAFFSDDCILEMPRGNKPWGSRFEGKRNVREALATRFEGLPDVHYGNDEHFVDSAADAGISKWTLTGTTREGVRKEVHGCDFYTFRSGKVIRKDSYWKIVE; from the coding sequence ATGGACATTCGATCGACACTGACGGAGCTATGTGAGGCCTTCAACGCGCACGATCTTGATCGCATCATGGCGTTCTTTTCTGACGATTGTATCCTGGAGATGCCAAGGGGAAACAAGCCTTGGGGCTCTCGTTTCGAGGGCAAACGGAATGTACGAGAAGCGTTGGCGACACGCTTTGAAGGCTTGCCTGATGTCCACTACGGCAATGACGAACATTTTGTGGATTCGGCTGCCGATGCTGGCATCTCAAAATGGACCCTCACAGGTACCACCCGCGAGGGAGTGAGAAAAGAGGTCCATGGTTGCGACTTCTATACGTTTCGCAGCGGCAAGGTGATCCGCAAGGATTCGTATTGGAAGATCGTGGAGTAA
- the uvrA gene encoding excinuclease ABC subunit UvrA — protein MDEVLRAKRQQPAGSASRAITIRGAREHNLKNVDLEIPRDKLVVFTGLSGSGKSSLAFDTIYAEGQRRYVESLSAYARQFLEMMQKPDVDQIDGLSPAISIEQKTTSKNPRSTVGTVTEIYDYMRLLWARVGVPYSPATGLPIESQIVSQMVDRVLALPEGTRLYLLAPVVRGRKGEYKKELAEWLKKGFQRVKIDGTFYELSEAPTLDKKFPHDIDVVVDRIVVRPDIGQRLAESFETALKLAEGLAVIEYADAPAGAPAAEDKKKTAKIHDKSGPERILFSEKFACPVSGFTIPEIEPRLFSFNNPYGACPACGGLGVEQHIDEDLVIPDKEMTLRKGAIAPWSKSSSPYYIQTLTALGKFYKFTLDTKWKDLPKKTQAALLHGSGDDEIKFSYEDGVRSYDTKKPFEGVITNLERRYRETESEWAREELAKYFSDIPCAGCNGHRLKPEALCVKIGGKHIGEISELSVRHAGEWFESVPKALNAQQNEIAARVLKEIRERLSFLLDVGLNYLTLSRSSGTLSGGESQRIRLASQIGSGLTGVLYVLDEPSIGLHQRDNARLLETLKRLRDLGNTVIVVEHDEDAIRLADYVLDIGPGAGMHGGHIVAQGTPAEVMKNPKSLTGKYLTGELSVAIPERRPPNHRRTIKVVNARGNNLKNVSAEIPLGLFTCVTGVSGGGKSTLLIDTLYRAIARKLNNASEGAAPHDRIEGLEHIDKIIDIDQSPIGRTPRSNPATYTGAFTPIREWFAGLPEAKARGYEPGRFSFNVKGGRCEACQGDGVIKIEMHFLPDVYVTCDTCKGKRYNRETLEVLFKGKSISDVLDMTVEEAAEFFKAVPRVRETFKTLHRVGLDYIHVGQQATTLSGGEAQRVKLAKELSKRATGRTLYILDEPTTGLHFHDVAKLLEVLHELVAQGNTVVVIEHNLEVIKTADWVIDLGPEGGDGGGEIVAWGPPEDIVKAPRSYTGKFLAPVLKKADGKPRKSNSASEAAE, from the coding sequence ATGGATGAAGTGCTCAGGGCGAAGCGCCAACAACCTGCCGGCTCCGCATCGCGCGCGATAACCATCCGCGGCGCGCGCGAGCACAATCTCAAGAATGTCGATCTCGAGATTCCGCGCGACAAGCTCGTCGTGTTCACCGGCCTCTCCGGCTCCGGCAAATCCTCGCTCGCCTTCGACACCATCTATGCCGAAGGCCAGCGCCGCTACGTCGAATCGCTTTCGGCCTATGCGCGCCAGTTCCTGGAGATGATGCAGAAGCCGGATGTCGACCAGATCGACGGCCTGTCTCCAGCGATCTCGATCGAGCAGAAGACCACCTCGAAGAACCCGCGCTCCACCGTCGGCACCGTCACCGAGATCTACGATTACATGCGCCTGCTGTGGGCGCGCGTCGGCGTGCCCTATTCGCCTGCGACGGGACTGCCGATCGAAAGCCAGATCGTGTCGCAGATGGTCGACCGCGTACTGGCGCTGCCGGAAGGCACGCGGCTCTATCTGCTGGCGCCGGTCGTGCGCGGCCGCAAGGGCGAGTACAAGAAGGAGCTCGCCGAATGGCTCAAGAAGGGCTTTCAGCGCGTCAAGATCGACGGCACCTTCTATGAGTTGTCGGAAGCGCCGACGCTGGACAAGAAATTCCCGCACGACATCGACGTCGTAGTCGACCGCATCGTGGTTCGGCCCGATATCGGCCAGCGCCTCGCCGAAAGCTTTGAGACCGCGCTGAAACTCGCCGAGGGGCTTGCGGTGATCGAATATGCCGACGCGCCGGCGGGCGCGCCCGCGGCCGAAGACAAGAAGAAGACCGCAAAAATCCACGACAAGAGCGGGCCCGAGCGCATCCTGTTTTCGGAAAAGTTCGCCTGCCCGGTTTCCGGCTTCACGATTCCCGAGATCGAGCCGCGGCTGTTCTCGTTCAACAACCCCTATGGCGCCTGCCCGGCCTGCGGCGGCCTCGGCGTCGAGCAGCATATCGACGAGGACCTCGTCATCCCCGACAAGGAGATGACCTTGCGCAAGGGCGCGATCGCGCCCTGGTCGAAATCGTCCTCGCCCTATTACATCCAGACGCTGACCGCGCTCGGCAAGTTCTACAAGTTCACGCTCGACACCAAATGGAAGGATCTGCCGAAGAAAACGCAGGCCGCGCTGCTGCACGGCTCCGGCGATGACGAGATCAAATTCTCCTACGAGGACGGGGTGCGCTCCTACGACACCAAGAAACCGTTCGAGGGCGTCATCACCAATCTCGAGCGCCGCTACCGCGAGACCGAGAGCGAATGGGCGCGCGAGGAGCTGGCAAAGTATTTCTCCGACATTCCCTGCGCCGGCTGCAACGGCCATCGGCTCAAGCCCGAAGCGTTGTGCGTCAAGATCGGCGGCAAGCATATCGGCGAAATCTCCGAACTCTCGGTCAGGCACGCCGGCGAATGGTTCGAGAGCGTGCCGAAGGCGCTCAACGCGCAACAGAACGAGATTGCCGCGCGCGTGCTCAAGGAGATCCGCGAGCGGCTGTCCTTCCTGCTCGACGTCGGCCTGAACTATCTCACGCTCTCGCGCTCCTCCGGCACGCTGTCCGGCGGCGAAAGCCAGCGTATCCGCTTGGCCTCACAGATCGGCTCGGGGCTGACCGGCGTGCTCTACGTGCTGGACGAGCCCTCGATCGGCCTGCACCAGCGCGACAATGCGCGTCTGCTGGAGACGCTGAAGCGGCTACGCGACCTCGGCAATACCGTGATCGTGGTCGAGCACGACGAGGACGCCATTCGCCTCGCCGATTACGTGCTCGACATCGGCCCCGGCGCCGGCATGCATGGCGGCCACATCGTGGCGCAGGGCACGCCCGCCGAGGTCATGAAGAACCCGAAGTCGCTGACGGGCAAATACCTCACCGGCGAGTTGTCGGTGGCGATCCCCGAGCGCCGGCCGCCGAACCACCGGCGCACCATCAAGGTCGTCAACGCCCGCGGCAATAACCTCAAGAACGTCTCGGCGGAAATCCCGCTCGGCCTGTTCACCTGCGTCACCGGCGTCTCCGGCGGTGGCAAGTCGACGCTGCTGATCGACACGCTCTACCGTGCGATTGCGCGAAAACTCAACAACGCCAGCGAAGGCGCCGCCCCCCACGACCGCATCGAGGGGCTGGAGCATATCGACAAGATCATCGACATCGACCAGTCGCCGATCGGGCGCACGCCCCGTTCGAACCCTGCGACCTATACCGGCGCCTTCACGCCGATCCGCGAATGGTTTGCCGGCCTGCCCGAAGCCAAGGCGCGCGGCTACGAGCCCGGGCGTTTCTCGTTCAACGTCAAGGGCGGCCGCTGCGAGGCCTGCCAGGGCGACGGCGTCATCAAGATCGAGATGCACTTCCTGCCCGACGTCTACGTCACCTGCGACACCTGCAAGGGCAAGCGTTACAACCGCGAGACGCTCGAAGTCCTGTTCAAGGGCAAGTCGATCTCGGACGTGCTCGACATGACCGTCGAGGAGGCCGCCGAATTCTTCAAGGCCGTCCCCCGCGTCCGCGAAACGTTCAAGACCCTGCACCGCGTCGGCTTGGACTATATCCATGTCGGCCAGCAGGCCACCACCCTCTCCGGCGGCGAAGCCCAGCGCGTCAAATTGGCAAAAGAACTCTCAAAGCGCGCCACCGGCCGCACGCTCTACATCCTCGACGAACCCACCACCGGCCTGCATTTCCACGATGTGGCTAAGCTGCTCGAAGTGCTCCACGAGCTGGTCGCCCAGGGCAACACGGTGGTCGTGATCGAGCACAATTTGGAGGTCATCAAGACCGCCGACTGGGTCATCGACCTCGGCCCCGAAGGCGGCGATGGCGGCGGCGAAATCGTCGCCTGGGGTCCGCCGGAGGATATCGTCAAAGCGCCGCGGAGCTATACGGGGAAGTTTCTGGCCCCGGTGCTGAAGAAGGCGGATGGCAAGCCAAGGAAGAGTAACAGTGCGAGCGAGGCGGCGGAGTAG
- a CDS encoding outer membrane beta-barrel protein: MKKILLTTTGLIALGMAPAAAADLAARPYTKAPPMVAAVYDWSGFYIGANGGWGTSHNCWTNTALIGVPLPPASEGCHDADGGTVGGQIGYRWQAGNWVFGIEAQGNWADFNGSNVSLLGAPLVNRSKIDAFGLFTGQVGYAANNVLFYVKGGAAVTDNRYEGVFLGTVIDRAEETRWGGTVGAGVEYAFAPNWSFGVEYNHLFMGTQNYSFNVLGINTRNDDIKQDADLVTARVNYRFGGPAVARY, encoded by the coding sequence GTGAAAAAAATTCTTCTGACGACCACTGGCTTGATCGCGCTTGGGATGGCGCCTGCAGCGGCCGCGGACCTTGCCGCCCGGCCCTATACCAAGGCGCCTCCGATGGTAGCTGCTGTGTATGACTGGAGCGGATTCTACATCGGCGCCAACGGCGGCTGGGGCACGAGCCACAACTGCTGGACCAACACGGCGCTCATCGGCGTTCCGCTGCCGCCGGCTTCTGAAGGTTGCCACGACGCTGACGGCGGCACCGTCGGTGGTCAGATCGGCTATCGCTGGCAGGCCGGCAACTGGGTGTTCGGCATCGAAGCGCAGGGCAACTGGGCCGACTTCAACGGTTCGAACGTGAGCCTCCTTGGGGCTCCTCTCGTCAACCGCTCCAAGATCGACGCGTTCGGCCTGTTCACCGGCCAGGTCGGCTATGCCGCCAACAACGTCCTGTTCTACGTCAAGGGCGGTGCTGCGGTGACCGATAACCGCTATGAAGGCGTGTTCTTGGGCACCGTGATCGATCGCGCCGAGGAAACCCGCTGGGGCGGCACGGTTGGCGCCGGCGTGGAATACGCCTTCGCTCCGAACTGGTCGTTCGGCGTCGAGTATAACCACCTGTTCATGGGCACCCAGAACTACAGCTTCAACGTTCTCGGCATCAACACCCGCAACGACGATATCAAGCAAGACGCTGACCTCGTCACCGCCCGCGTTAACTACCGCTTCGGCGGCCCGGCCGTCGCGCGGTACTGA
- a CDS encoding outer membrane beta-barrel protein: MKKFLLGTVALIAFAAPAAAADLAARPYTKAPPAPVAVVYDWSGFYIGANGGWGSSRKCWDFVDPVFGPVAEGCHDATGGTAGGQIGYRWQAGTWVFGLEAQGNWADFQGNNVSLIDPTFRNESRIDAFGLFTGQVGWAANNVLFYVKGGAAVTADRFRIFDVPSGLLVATTGDDTRWGGVVGAGIEFGFAPNWSVGVEYNHLFMQDRTHDFVDVTGAAFGSDRIRQDVDLVTARINYRFGGPVIAKY; encoded by the coding sequence ATGAAGAAGTTTCTGTTAGGTACGGTTGCTCTCATCGCATTCGCTGCACCGGCGGCCGCCGCCGACCTCGCGGCGCGTCCTTACACCAAGGCGCCGCCGGCGCCGGTCGCCGTCGTGTATGACTGGAGCGGCTTCTACATCGGCGCCAACGGCGGCTGGGGTTCGAGCCGCAAGTGCTGGGACTTCGTGGACCCGGTGTTCGGCCCGGTCGCCGAGGGTTGCCATGATGCAACCGGCGGCACCGCCGGCGGTCAGATCGGTTATCGCTGGCAGGCCGGTACCTGGGTGTTCGGCCTTGAAGCCCAGGGCAACTGGGCCGACTTCCAGGGCAACAATGTGAGCCTGATCGATCCGACGTTCCGCAACGAGTCGCGCATCGATGCCTTCGGCCTGTTTACGGGCCAGGTCGGCTGGGCCGCCAACAATGTTCTGTTCTATGTCAAGGGTGGTGCGGCCGTTACGGCGGATCGTTTCCGCATCTTTGATGTTCCCTCGGGCCTCCTGGTTGCCACCACCGGCGACGACACCCGCTGGGGTGGCGTGGTCGGCGCAGGCATCGAATTCGGCTTCGCCCCCAACTGGTCGGTCGGCGTCGAATACAACCACCTGTTCATGCAGGACCGTACCCACGACTTCGTCGACGTGACCGGCGCCGCCTTCGGCAGCGATCGCATCCGCCAGGATGTCGATCTCGTCACCGCTCGCATCAACTACAGGTTCGGCGGCCCGGTCATCGCGAAGTACTGA
- a CDS encoding single-stranded DNA-binding protein, producing the protein MAGSVNKVILVGNLGKDPEIRRTQDGRPIANLSIATSETWRDKGTGERKEKTEWHRVVIFSEPLCKIVEQYLKKGAKVYIEGALQTRKWTDQSGVEKYSTEVVLQGFNSTLTMLDGRSGGGGGSFGSDDSGDFGSSGPVSSAPRRPVAAGGRNSDMDDDIPF; encoded by the coding sequence ATGGCGGGAAGCGTGAACAAGGTGATTCTGGTCGGCAACCTCGGCAAGGATCCTGAAATCCGGCGGACACAGGACGGGCGGCCGATTGCCAATCTGAGCATCGCGACCTCGGAGACCTGGCGCGACAAGGGCACCGGTGAGCGCAAGGAAAAGACCGAGTGGCATCGGGTCGTCATCTTCTCCGAACCGCTTTGCAAGATTGTCGAGCAGTATCTGAAGAAGGGCGCCAAGGTTTACATCGAGGGCGCGCTGCAGACGCGCAAATGGACCGACCAGAGCGGCGTCGAGAAATACTCGACCGAAGTCGTGCTGCAGGGTTTCAACTCGACCCTGACCATGCTGGACGGCCGGAGCGGCGGCGGTGGCGGCAGCTTCGGCTCCGACGATTCCGGCGATTTCGGCTCCAGCGGTCCGGTCAGCTCCGCGCCGCGGCGGCCCGTGGCAGCGGGCGGGCGCAACAGCGACATGGACGACGATATCCCGTTCTGA
- a CDS encoding DUF2306 domain-containing protein has protein sequence MSLTPLLDAAPAIPIHAFAAMAAFALGVVQFAAPKGTLSHRTIGWIWVGLMAIVAASSFWIHEIRLLGPWSPIHLLSIMVLVLLPVAVVAARGHHVSRHRKTMIGIFTGGLVVAGLFTFLPGRIMHAVVFGQ, from the coding sequence ATGTCGCTCACGCCGCTGCTGGATGCCGCCCCCGCAATACCGATTCATGCCTTTGCGGCGATGGCCGCCTTTGCGCTCGGCGTCGTGCAGTTCGCTGCGCCGAAGGGCACGCTGTCGCACCGGACGATCGGCTGGATCTGGGTCGGCCTGATGGCCATCGTCGCCGCCAGCTCGTTCTGGATCCACGAGATCCGCTTGCTCGGTCCCTGGAGCCCGATCCATCTGCTGTCAATCATGGTTCTGGTGCTGCTGCCGGTCGCGGTCGTTGCCGCGCGCGGGCACCATGTGAGTCGTCACCGCAAGACGATGATCGGCATCTTCACGGGAGGGCTCGTCGTTGCCGGCCTGTTCACCTTCCTGCCTGGACGGATCATGCACGCGGTGGTTTTCGGCCAGTGA